From Methanomicrobiales archaeon HGW-Methanomicrobiales-1, a single genomic window includes:
- a CDS encoding peptidase U34 codes for MAILSTNRFPALLLALILLCSPALACTSFIITPGASADGSMYVGHTNDGFGASVVGHKVANESSQIIYVPAADHPEGAMRAVNYDPNSGSDEPTSVKEAQSKPLAYIPEVKHTYGYYTGSYGIINEHQLMSGEVTTGAKVQPVSDPKNRIFYSSELSNIALERTRTAKEAVTLIGQLIDQYGYYGTGETLLFGDPKEAWVIEMCGGTPDGKGGLWVAQKVPNGEIFVTANTFRIRDVVPGNPNQMYSASLFPAAKANGWWNESQGNLDWLNTVSEGEYSHPYYSLGRVWSLYSRIAPSRNFTPYVTDTYSKEYPFSLAPDKKLSTADAFALFRNHYEGTVWDLTTGPAAGPFGNPYRWRGPFDDHGHIIFGEVKPGAWPRAVSEMFCGYSYINQGRSWLPDPIGGIAWFGFAQPAETLYIPFYAGGTQVPAEWSNTDRSTFSRDQAWWAFNYVTNWATLNYRAMSGDIKARQQAIEQRQFAVQPVLEENARQLYYTQGEDAARAYLTGYSTANALENKNDWWKLSDQLVVKYSNMMVSDFANGTTALPGYPDPWLQENKYQYGPRIYDAKDLQNVVGLAYVNVTVDTTPGNELNLIRETQRTTLTERIIEFIKGRFPEPARNLTHRIMKSG; via the coding sequence ATGGCGATCCTATCGACAAATCGGTTTCCGGCGCTTTTATTGGCGCTGATCCTTCTCTGCTCTCCGGCCCTGGCATGCACCAGTTTCATCATTACACCGGGTGCATCTGCTGACGGGTCAATGTATGTAGGGCACACGAATGACGGCTTTGGTGCCAGCGTTGTCGGGCACAAGGTAGCAAACGAGAGTTCCCAGATCATCTATGTACCCGCAGCAGATCATCCTGAAGGTGCGATGCGGGCGGTCAACTATGATCCCAACTCCGGATCCGATGAACCCACGAGTGTCAAGGAAGCGCAGTCAAAACCCTTAGCCTACATCCCGGAAGTAAAACACACGTACGGGTATTACACCGGCAGTTACGGGATCATCAACGAGCACCAGCTGATGTCCGGGGAAGTGACAACGGGAGCAAAAGTTCAGCCCGTCTCCGACCCGAAAAACCGGATTTTCTATAGTTCAGAGCTCTCGAATATCGCGCTCGAACGAACCCGGACGGCAAAAGAAGCGGTAACCTTAATCGGCCAGCTCATTGACCAGTACGGCTATTACGGCACCGGAGAGACACTGCTCTTTGGCGACCCCAAAGAAGCCTGGGTCATCGAGATGTGCGGGGGTACACCTGACGGAAAAGGCGGACTCTGGGTAGCACAGAAAGTTCCCAATGGCGAGATCTTTGTCACGGCCAACACGTTCCGTATCCGGGATGTGGTGCCGGGCAATCCCAACCAGATGTATTCTGCCAGCCTCTTTCCCGCTGCAAAGGCAAACGGGTGGTGGAACGAATCACAGGGAAACCTTGACTGGTTAAATACCGTGAGCGAGGGTGAGTACTCGCACCCGTACTATTCCCTTGGCCGGGTCTGGAGCCTGTACAGCAGGATTGCGCCATCCCGTAACTTTACGCCGTACGTTACCGACACGTACTCGAAGGAATACCCCTTCAGCCTTGCTCCTGACAAAAAACTTTCCACCGCCGATGCCTTTGCCCTTTTCAGGAATCACTACGAAGGCACGGTCTGGGATCTCACCACCGGGCCGGCAGCCGGCCCGTTCGGGAATCCCTACCGCTGGCGCGGACCGTTCGATGATCACGGCCACATTATCTTTGGCGAAGTAAAACCGGGTGCATGGCCCCGTGCGGTCTCCGAGATGTTCTGCGGGTACAGCTACATCAACCAGGGCCGGAGCTGGCTCCCCGACCCCATTGGCGGAATTGCCTGGTTCGGGTTTGCCCAGCCAGCCGAGACGCTTTATATTCCCTTTTACGCAGGAGGGACACAGGTTCCCGCCGAATGGTCGAATACTGACCGGTCCACCTTCAGCCGGGATCAGGCCTGGTGGGCGTTTAACTACGTGACCAACTGGGCAACGCTCAATTATCGTGCCATGTCCGGTGATATCAAGGCCCGGCAGCAGGCAATTGAGCAGCGACAGTTTGCCGTTCAGCCGGTTCTTGAGGAGAATGCACGACAACTCTATTATACGCAGGGAGAGGATGCAGCCCGGGCGTATCTTACCGGGTACAGTACGGCAAATGCCCTGGAGAACAAGAATGACTGGTGGAAACTTTCCGACCAGCTGGTAGTGAAATACAGCAACATGATGGTGAGTGACTTTGCCAATGGTACAACTGCCCTGCCCGGCTACCCTGACCCGTGGCTGCAGGAGAACAAATACCAGTACGGCCCGCGGATTTACGATGCAAAAGATCTGCAGAATGTTGTCGGCCTTGCCTACGTGAACGTGACTGTGGATACAACGCCGGGCAATGAACTCAATCTTATCCGGGAGACCCAGCGGACAACCTTAACCGAACGTATTATCGAATTCATTAAAGGACGGTTCCCCGAACCTGCCCGGAACCTTACTCACCGGATCATGAAGTCCGGTTAA
- a CDS encoding bifunctional metallophosphatase/5'-nucleotidase yields MASDSWRDRIPARQQILLGICALCVLLLAALFFAGYLFGPAPASHTNPNVQVKILAVNDLHGHIIPGQTLNNRPVGGIPVLASYLNAAMASGKADGIIIALPGDVMGGSPPQSGLLLDEPSMVFFNSYANQHCTFGSQPQDPSCNMVATLGNQDFDYGVAELMRMINGGNGTTNITHIVDPYPGSKLGYVAANVVWTANQTPVLPPYTLRDVGGVRIAFIGADTMTTPQLQNAANLDGVSFQDEADAINRYIPEIQKQGVHAIVVVLHEGGTQTPYDGPTQANGTVTGRVAQIVPRLDPDVDVVLSAHTHEFTNTYLPNAGGKPVLVTQAYMYSRGFADVDLTIDRASGEIVEKSAQIILTYADQAPGTSPDPAATEFLAEDENVLAPVMNRLIGVAAQNITRTQNSAGESALGDLLADGERAAMKTDVGFDTAGDIQADLSAGNISWNDLYAVQPASGTVLSMTLSGAQIRQALEQQWQQPLPPHNLIVSGLVYSWDKAKPAGSKVTAVTIRGVPLNPNSSYTVSTVAYLAMGGDGYTTFTRGTNMTYGPGDIDALVAYVGSLPQPVNVTTDGRIQRIN; encoded by the coding sequence ATGGCATCCGATTCGTGGCGGGACAGGATTCCGGCCAGGCAACAAATTCTCTTGGGGATCTGCGCACTCTGTGTTCTCCTCCTGGCGGCACTTTTTTTTGCCGGGTATCTTTTCGGGCCGGCTCCGGCATCGCATACTAACCCCAACGTCCAGGTGAAAATTCTCGCGGTAAATGATTTGCATGGGCACATCATCCCGGGCCAGACCCTGAACAACCGCCCGGTCGGCGGTATTCCGGTACTGGCATCCTACCTCAATGCTGCAATGGCATCCGGGAAGGCAGATGGGATCATCATTGCCCTGCCCGGGGATGTAATGGGAGGTTCACCACCCCAGTCCGGGCTGCTTCTTGACGAACCGTCCATGGTGTTCTTCAACAGCTATGCAAACCAGCACTGTACCTTCGGATCGCAGCCCCAGGATCCTTCCTGCAATATGGTTGCAACGCTGGGAAACCAGGACTTCGACTACGGGGTTGCAGAACTCATGAGAATGATCAACGGGGGAAATGGCACAACCAACATCACCCACATTGTTGACCCGTATCCCGGCTCGAAACTCGGCTATGTTGCAGCAAATGTGGTCTGGACTGCCAACCAGACACCGGTCCTCCCGCCCTATACCCTGCGGGATGTCGGAGGTGTCAGGATTGCATTTATTGGTGCCGATACCATGACTACTCCCCAGCTCCAGAATGCTGCCAATCTCGACGGGGTCTCATTCCAGGACGAAGCCGATGCCATCAACCGGTATATCCCGGAGATCCAGAAACAGGGAGTCCATGCGATCGTTGTTGTTCTTCACGAAGGCGGCACCCAGACACCTTATGACGGCCCCACGCAGGCAAACGGAACCGTGACCGGGCGGGTGGCCCAGATTGTTCCCCGGCTTGACCCCGATGTCGATGTAGTGCTGTCAGCCCATACCCATGAGTTTACCAACACGTACCTCCCCAATGCCGGCGGGAAACCCGTGCTTGTCACGCAGGCATACATGTACAGCAGGGGATTTGCCGATGTCGATCTCACGATTGACCGGGCAAGCGGGGAGATCGTGGAAAAATCCGCACAGATTATCTTAACCTATGCCGATCAGGCCCCCGGCACCAGCCCGGATCCCGCGGCCACTGAGTTCCTTGCTGAGGATGAAAATGTCCTTGCCCCGGTGATGAACCGGCTCATTGGCGTTGCTGCCCAAAATATTACCCGGACGCAGAACAGTGCCGGGGAATCGGCTCTCGGCGATCTTCTTGCAGACGGTGAGCGGGCTGCGATGAAAACCGATGTGGGATTCGATACTGCCGGTGACATCCAGGCAGACCTGTCTGCTGGAAATATTTCCTGGAACGATCTCTATGCAGTCCAGCCGGCCAGCGGCACGGTCCTCTCGATGACCCTGTCCGGTGCCCAGATCCGGCAGGCCCTTGAACAGCAGTGGCAGCAGCCGCTTCCCCCGCACAATCTCATTGTCTCGGGGCTTGTGTATAGCTGGGATAAAGCAAAACCTGCCGGCAGTAAAGTGACTGCCGTAACAATACGCGGTGTACCGTTAAACCCGAATTCGAGCTACACGGTTTCCACGGTTGCCTACCTTGCCATGGGCGGTGACGGGTATACAACATTTACCCGGGGAACGAACATGACGTATGGGCCGGGAGATATCGATGCCCTTGTTGCCTATGTCGGGTCCTTGCCGCAACCGGTGAATGTGACCACGGACGGGAGAATACAGAGGATCAACTGA
- a CDS encoding sodium:calcium antiporter, whose translation MKAFHIAMILFLMVVSVSLAGCTSTVADPKITDMKAVAGQLTVSINNDLGELKAGIQNNSHVLSTTGLSGPGAEAALAENLMRHPWAVSSLVISRDGIVTTAVPRNHAGMVGMNLSWQSQVRKANTERVPVVSGVFRMEEGFTGISQSYPVFSASGEYLGYTDITYPADVFLGRHIEPVIRSTGYDVWVTQLDGTEVFDTTKEEIGKNIVSDPVYADPVLQEFVSKIIKEPSGTANYVFWDKEWNRNVTKTAVWETAGIDGATWRVVVTSIDREAAVKTTKIPANVTGATDARSANLTRFVNAAHAYAQEHGKEAALREFNNVNGSFIDGDLYVFAYTMNGTVIALPYQQGLLGTDRTGITDSNGVAFIDRMTEVARDGGGSVYYIYPNPGDNYREEFKFSTVMPVDNEWFVGAGMYLPELPAGFNTTEREELVQRVKLARGYAQVQGAGRAIADFNDRNGTFADGSRYIFAYANNGTTLALPFQPELIGSNRLNFSDTHGVKIIEWEISAAKRGGGFVYVDYLNPDTGLPGLKLCYVAPVDDTWFVGSGIYADRQ comes from the coding sequence ATGAAGGCATTTCACATTGCCATGATTCTTTTTCTCATGGTAGTATCTGTATCGCTGGCGGGATGTACCAGTACGGTTGCCGATCCGAAGATCACTGATATGAAAGCGGTTGCAGGACAGCTCACCGTTTCAATCAACAACGATCTCGGCGAACTCAAAGCAGGGATTCAGAATAACTCCCATGTCCTCTCCACAACGGGTCTTTCGGGCCCCGGCGCAGAGGCAGCCCTGGCTGAAAATCTCATGCGTCATCCCTGGGCGGTCTCTTCTCTGGTCATCTCGCGGGATGGAATCGTTACAACCGCAGTGCCCCGGAACCATGCCGGGATGGTTGGTATGAACCTGAGCTGGCAGTCGCAGGTCCGGAAGGCAAACACGGAGCGGGTGCCGGTTGTCAGCGGGGTCTTTAGGATGGAAGAAGGTTTCACCGGTATCTCGCAAAGCTACCCGGTGTTCTCTGCATCAGGAGAGTATCTCGGTTATACTGATATCACCTATCCGGCGGATGTTTTCCTTGGCCGGCATATCGAGCCGGTGATCCGCAGCACGGGCTATGATGTCTGGGTAACGCAGCTGGACGGGACCGAGGTCTTCGACACGACAAAAGAAGAGATCGGGAAAAATATTGTATCCGACCCCGTCTATGCAGATCCAGTTCTGCAGGAATTTGTATCTAAAATCATCAAAGAGCCGTCCGGTACAGCGAACTATGTCTTCTGGGACAAGGAATGGAACCGGAATGTCACCAAGACTGCGGTCTGGGAAACCGCGGGGATCGATGGGGCAACATGGCGGGTAGTAGTCACCAGCATCGACCGTGAAGCCGCCGTGAAAACTACTAAAATACCGGCGAACGTGACAGGGGCGACCGATGCCCGCTCTGCAAATCTCACCCGTTTTGTAAACGCGGCACATGCCTATGCACAGGAACACGGGAAGGAGGCAGCTCTCCGCGAGTTCAATAACGTAAACGGATCATTCATCGACGGGGACCTTTACGTGTTTGCGTACACGATGAACGGGACGGTCATTGCACTGCCCTACCAGCAAGGTCTGCTCGGGACCGATCGGACCGGCATTACCGATTCCAACGGGGTTGCATTTATCGACCGGATGACCGAAGTTGCCCGTGACGGCGGGGGTTCAGTCTACTATATCTACCCGAATCCCGGGGATAATTACCGGGAGGAGTTCAAGTTCTCCACGGTCATGCCGGTTGACAATGAATGGTTTGTAGGAGCCGGAATGTACCTGCCCGAACTGCCGGCCGGGTTCAACACTACTGAGCGGGAAGAACTTGTCCAGAGGGTGAAGCTGGCCCGCGGGTATGCCCAGGTGCAGGGTGCCGGCAGGGCGATTGCTGATTTCAATGATCGGAACGGTACGTTTGCTGATGGAAGCCGGTATATCTTTGCCTACGCCAATAACGGGACCACGCTCGCACTCCCGTTCCAGCCGGAACTGATCGGCTCGAACCGGCTGAATTTTTCTGATACTCACGGGGTAAAAATTATCGAGTGGGAGATCTCGGCAGCAAAGCGGGGCGGAGGATTTGTGTACGTGGATTATCTCAATCCGGATACCGGGTTACCCGGCCTGAAACTCTGCTATGTTGCACCGGTCGATGATACCTGGTTTGTGGGATCCGGGATCTATGCTGATCGGCAATGA
- a CDS encoding transglutaminase, with translation MNKFPVVSVITACVLIAVILAAGCTSEKTPVPASKGDALYAQGENEVRNNNLNAAETLFGLAQENYTAEGNTAAALKARDRDTITLMKLVPFPWNRSAAEQQVAETFSNMSVQERTALLDATKVTTITTDGEVMYSLDTVNNIWFHNPPLMQKRTAAMNYTPLYDQIIPLVRTPKTAGAGPYGEPVRYTGLGEISIPREELPKTGTFKLWMPLPVETGSQTNVTIISVEPARYVKSSTGTGADIGLVYLEVPLEEFNDPFLNVTTRFSFTQHEQRFTIDPVKVKPYNTNDPEYLKYTKASNNIALTPEMKKKAKEIVGNETNPYLQAQKIYWSIVDTFPYSHAPHSWINAMKIPESTYMLTTDIGDCGTQSVYFAALCRSLGIPARAPGGYQMIEGKAGTHFWAEYYLEGYGWIPVDVTAAEGADWSHNATADDRHQYKEYFFGSLDPYRYIIQKDVDVPLVPAINDPTMVDMGVQEPRAMCDTCTEDTKVWLSNYGKLTVTKE, from the coding sequence ATGAATAAATTTCCCGTAGTATCCGTGATAACTGCGTGTGTCCTCATCGCTGTCATCCTTGCAGCGGGATGCACTTCCGAAAAGACCCCGGTACCAGCGTCCAAAGGTGACGCACTCTATGCGCAGGGTGAGAACGAAGTAAGGAACAACAACCTGAATGCCGCAGAGACACTCTTTGGCCTTGCGCAGGAAAATTACACCGCAGAAGGCAACACTGCTGCCGCCCTTAAGGCCCGGGACAGGGATACGATTACCCTGATGAAGCTCGTCCCCTTCCCCTGGAACCGCAGTGCCGCAGAACAGCAGGTTGCAGAGACCTTCTCCAACATGTCCGTACAGGAAAGGACAGCCCTCCTCGATGCAACAAAGGTAACAACCATCACAACTGACGGGGAGGTTATGTATTCCCTTGATACCGTCAATAACATCTGGTTCCATAACCCGCCGCTGATGCAGAAGAGGACGGCCGCCATGAACTATACTCCGCTGTACGATCAGATTATCCCCCTGGTACGCACACCAAAGACGGCGGGAGCCGGGCCGTACGGCGAGCCGGTGCGGTATACGGGCCTCGGGGAGATCTCGATCCCCCGCGAAGAGCTCCCAAAGACCGGCACGTTCAAACTCTGGATGCCCCTGCCGGTGGAGACCGGTTCCCAGACCAATGTAACGATCATCTCCGTTGAGCCGGCCCGGTACGTGAAGTCCTCAACCGGCACGGGTGCGGATATTGGTCTCGTCTATCTCGAGGTCCCGCTCGAAGAGTTTAATGATCCCTTCCTGAATGTCACAACGCGGTTCAGTTTCACCCAGCACGAACAGCGGTTCACCATCGATCCCGTAAAAGTGAAACCCTATAACACGAACGATCCGGAATACCTGAAATACACAAAGGCCAGCAATAATATCGCTCTTACTCCCGAGATGAAGAAGAAGGCGAAAGAGATCGTGGGGAATGAGACCAACCCGTACCTGCAGGCACAGAAGATCTACTGGTCTATCGTGGACACGTTCCCCTACAGTCACGCCCCGCATTCCTGGATTAACGCAATGAAAATCCCTGAATCCACCTATATGCTTACGACTGATATTGGCGACTGCGGAACCCAGAGCGTATACTTTGCCGCACTCTGCCGCTCTCTCGGCATCCCCGCCCGGGCACCCGGCGGCTACCAGATGATTGAAGGAAAGGCAGGCACTCATTTCTGGGCAGAGTACTATCTCGAAGGGTACGGATGGATCCCTGTTGATGTGACCGCAGCAGAGGGTGCCGACTGGTCCCATAACGCAACCGCGGACGACCGGCACCAGTACAAAGAGTACTTCTTCGGCAGTCTCGACCCGTACCGCTATATCATCCAGAAGGATGTCGATGTCCCGCTCGTCCCGGCAATCAATGACCCGACAATGGTGGATATGGGGGTTCAGGAACCCCGGGCCATGTGTGACACCTGCACGGAAGATACAAAAGTCTGGCTGAGTAACTACGGCAAACTCACGGTCACAAAGGAATAA
- a CDS encoding nucleotide-binding protein, whose translation MTSYLIDTNILIYYLAGSIPDDEKPVLDRILQESFNISIITRIELLGWKDHTPEGLEKARSLLDCARCLPLTDTLAEKTIELRTRVNIALPDAVIAASALSLDATLVTRNERDFDQVPDLVIYNPFSKIA comes from the coding sequence ATGACTTCCTATCTCATCGATACCAATATCCTCATCTATTATCTCGCGGGATCAATTCCTGATGACGAGAAACCGGTCCTTGACCGGATTCTTCAGGAGTCTTTTAATATCTCCATTATCACCCGGATCGAACTTCTTGGATGGAAAGATCACACCCCCGAAGGACTTGAGAAAGCCAGAAGTCTTCTTGATTGTGCCCGGTGCCTGCCTCTTACTGATACTCTTGCAGAGAAAACCATTGAACTCCGTACGAGGGTAAATATAGCACTCCCCGACGCCGTCATCGCTGCCTCCGCCCTGTCACTGGATGCGACCCTCGTTACCCGGAACGAGCGGGATTTCGATCAGGTACCTGATCTGGTAATCTACAATCCTTTTAGTAAAATAGCCTGA